In Topomyia yanbarensis strain Yona2022 chromosome 2, ASM3024719v1, whole genome shotgun sequence, one DNA window encodes the following:
- the LOC131680875 gene encoding uncharacterized protein LOC131680875 yields the protein MNAFEFRRQANEIYIEFPDLRGEQETYFIAFELLYEELRVSICAALDSHRAQQATIPPKLAVPEAGGQAQQLVVNQPLGLPHVPLPSFDGTYEKWFRFKQLFQDLMQKYPYLSDATKLHYLTQTLKGKAESVLSEQILNENNFQAAWNLLEERYENKRTIIDIHVGGLLNLRKMSRETSSDLRQLVEECAVTIRAKVFIQELWANNVNWDEHLTEEQETRWRQFKDELQNINEVRISRRSIGDKSVAFEIHGFSDASKRAYGACVYLRSLKADNTSEMHLLSSKTRVAPLPKKPGSKRGSKPFTIPRAELCGALLLAKLVTTVIESMKLHLNAVTLWCDSQIVLCWLNKSPANLEVFVGNKVREINQLTAHYKWQYINSKENPADLASRGVNALELMKSALWWHGPSTIQNTSDINSQSELVHTSVEELRDSVHANVSLQDCPNELLTRYSNFRKLQRVFAYAIRFINNSRAKDKTQRVLGSLTVAELRQATQNIIAQTQKEGFSDELKLLRRGRAKMLLPLTPFIDQHGMLRVGGRLRHARIPFGKKHQLLLPRSHHVTKILIMSLHKEHLHVGPQALLSIVRQRYWPVRAKSVIRQVIKKCVQCFRMHPPEVVQFMGELPAFRVNPSLPFSTTGVDYAGPFFIRQGVRHMAKVKAYVALFICMSTKAVHLELVSDLTSEAFLAALQRFVGRRGCPEQILSDNATNFRGAQSQLHELYLLFSSQQANDAINHFCTAREIQWSFIPPRSPNFGGIWEAGVKAAKSHLKIILRDASLKYEEMNTVLVQIDAVLNSRPLTQLSADVNDLSALTPGHFLVGRELVAVPDPNFKEIRLSSLSRWQHLQKLKHDFWIRWSSEYLHELQPRSKWYKNKLILQPGMLIVLKEDNVAPQQWRMGSIKEVCPGIDGLVRAVKVKTSTGEVCRGVSKISVLPIEDNEVPENE from the exons ATGAATGCGTTCGAATTCAGGAGACAAGCG AACGAGATTTACATCGAGTTTCCTGATCTACGGGGTGAACAAGAAACCTACTTCATTGCCTTTGAGTTACTGTACGAAGAGCTTCGTGTTTCGATTTGTGCCGCTTTGGACAGCCATCGTGCACAGCAAGCTACTATACCACCAAAGCTAGCTGTTCCCGAAGCAGGAGGACAGGCACAGCAGTTGGTCGTCAATCAACCACTCGGGTTGCCGCATGTCCCACTTCCATCCTTTGATGGAACGTATGAAAAGTGGTTTCGTTTCAAACAGCTGTTCCAAGATTTAATGCAAAAATATCCCTATCTGTCAGACGCAACCAAGCTACACTATCTGACGCAAACACTGAAAGGAAAGGCAGAAAGTGTTCTCAGCGAGCAAATTTTAAACGAGAACAACTTCCAAGCAGCATGGAATTTATTGGAAGAGAGATATGAAAACAAAAGAACGATCATCGATATTCATGTAGGAGGTCTTCTcaatctgagaaaaatgagcagAGAAACTTCTTCGGATCTCAGACAGCTTGTTGAGGAAT GCGCAGTGACCATCCGAGCCAAAGTTTTTATTCAGGAACTATGGGCCAATAATGTAAACTGGGACGAACATTTGACAGAAGAGCAGGAGACAAGATGGCGACAGTTTAAAGATGAATTGCAGAACATTAACGAAGTGAGGATCTCACGGCGTTCTATCGGTGACAAATCAGTGGCATTCGAAATACATGGATTTTCAGACGCGAGCAAAAGGGCGTACGGAGCATGTGTGTATTTGCGTAGCCTTAAGGCAGACAATACGAGTGAAATGCATCTTCTCAGTAGTAAAACTCGTGTAGCTCCGTTACCAAAGAAACCAGGAAGTAAGCGTGGCAGTAAACCTTTTACGATCCCAAGAGCCGAACTTTGCGGTGCTTTGCTTTTGGCGAAACTTGTCACTACGGTGATTGAGTCCATGAAACTACACCTTAATGCGGTAACCCTTTGGTGTGATTCACAAATTGTTCTTTGCTGGCTCAACAAATCTCCAGCTAACCTTGAAGTTTTCGTGGGTAACAAGGTTCGTGAAATAAATCAGTTAACGGCACATTACAAATGGCAATATATCAATTCAAAGGAAAACCCAGCAGATCTTGCTTCGCGTGGGGTTAATGCATTGGAACTAATGAAATCTGCATTGTGGTGGCATGGTCCGTCCACGATACAGAACACTAGTGACATCAATAGTCAGTCTGAGTTAGTCCACACTAGTGTAGAAGAGCTACGAGATTCAGTGCACGCCAACGTATCGTTGCAGGATTGCCCTAATGAATTACTAACTAGATACAGCAACTTCAGAAAGCTCCAGCGGGTGTTCGCCTACGCCATCAGATTTATAAACAACTCTCGTGCGAAAGACAAGACTCAGCGAGTTTTGGGATCGTTGACAGTAGCCGAGTTGCGACAAGCTACGCAAAATATTATCGCCCAAACACAGAAGGAAGGTTTCAGTGATGAGTTAAAATTGTTAAGGCGTGGTAGAGCAAAAATGCTTCTACCGTTGACTCCGTTCATCGATCAACACGGCATGCTACGTGTCGGCGGTCGTCTAAGACATGCTAGGATTCCGTTCGGTAAAAAACATCAGTTACTGTTACCACGAAGTCATCATGTAACAAAGATTTTGATAATGTCCCTTCACAAGGAGCATCTACATGTTGGGCCACAAGCCTTGCTGTCGATAGTACGCCAAAGGTACTGGCCCGTTAGAGCAAAAAGTGTTATACGCCAAGTCATTAAGAAATGTGTCCAATGTTTTCGAATGCATCCTCCTGAGGTCGTTCAATTTATGGGTGAGTTACCCGCCTTCCGAGTCAACCCTTCGCTACCTTTTTCGACAACGGGGGTTGACTATGCGGGGCCCTTTTTCATTCGTCAAGGTGTCCGACATATGGCAAAGGTGAAAGCTTACGTGGCTCTATTTATATGTATGAGTACAAAAGCAGTACATCTCGAATTGGTGTCCGACTTAACCAGCGAGGCATTTTTGGCAGCCCTTCAAAGATTTGTTGGTCGTCGTGGTTGCCCAGAACAAATACTATCTGACAACGCAACTAATTTCCGAGGAGCCCAATCGCAGCTACATGAGCTGTACTTGTTGTTCTCGTCTCAACAAGCAAATGATGCGATCAACCATTTCTGCACTGCACGGGAAATTCAGTGGTCGTTCATACCGCCGCGATCGCCAAACTTCGGAGGCATTTGGGAGGCCGGAGTGAAGGCAGCAAAGTCTCATCTAAAAATCATTCTGCGAGATGCATCTTTGAAATACGAAGAAATGAATACGGTATTAGTGCAAATAGACGCTGTCTTGAACTCGAGACCGCTAACACAGTTGTCTGCGGATGTCAATGATCTTTCGGCTCTAACCCCGGGTCACTTTTTAGTAGGACGTGAATTAGTTGCAGTTCCTGACCCGAATTTCAAGGAGATACGTTTGTCGTCACTGTCGAGGTGGCAGCATTTGCAGaaactaaaacatgatttctgGATTAGATGGTCGTCTGAGTATCTCCACGAATTACAGCCAAGGAGTAAATGGTACAAAAATAAGTTGATCTTACAACCAGGAATGTTAATAGTTCTCAAGGAGGATAATGTTGCTCCGCAACAGTGGCGTATGGGGAGCATAAAGGAGGTATGTCCCGGTATCGACGGATTGGTACGCGCAGTGAAGGTAAAAACATCGACCGGAGAAGTATGCCGAGGAGTGAGCAAGATTTCTGTCTTGCCGATTGAGGATAACGAAGTACCAGAAAATGAATGA